One segment of Carya illinoinensis cultivar Pawnee chromosome 13, C.illinoinensisPawnee_v1, whole genome shotgun sequence DNA contains the following:
- the LOC122291035 gene encoding uncharacterized protein LOC122291035, producing MYQEEQLGSATRPFKQMEEFRLALVECGLMDMGYIGSIFTWCNRREGSELTKSRLDRALINEDWANLFDVNQTHVLPGQCSDHNPILIQCVNSDQEVFPKRKMFRYEVAWGNREGCKDLIKEVWSQRYFKGTKLKDTQAGLEGCRKKLQSWSKEAFRTHKRLLDQKGERLRRLQDSNTGQFSCLIKTIQKEIDELLEEEELKWRQRAKQRWLRDGDRNTKYFHRCATHRKQMNSIKVVTSEEGVREHSQEGIARVFQAFYQVLFSTSHPENIDEALQSIQPCVSEDMNFWLTKAFTEEEVTTSIKGMNPLGSPGPDGFPTVFYQQHWCTVGKRVTEAVLEALNSRQGLSDLNQTFISLIPKKKLPQSVVNFRPISLCNVLYKVVSKVIVNRLKTILPNLISSSQSAFVPGRNTRREVQQSILQQAGLRAHSPFDKYLGLPSYIGKQRTKAFSSVVDRIKSKMASWKTKVLSQGGKEILLKSVLQSIPTYSMGIFKLPKSIVKNLNKLLQSFWWAQIDSKSKVHWLSWQTMGKPKDRGGLGFRDFELFNLALLAKQGWRIIQNPTSLAAQVLKAKYFSGSSFLSAKGKASDSFVWRSFLSARHVLMEGMLWSVGDGTQIKIWKDKWLPSPSTFKVQSPVRILNAEATVAELINPDTRQWNLNLIHAIFSEPEAKVISKMTISQCGSQDVQTWRCSENGKFTVRSAYHL from the exons ATGTACCAAGAAGAGCAACTTGGTTCTGCTACCCGCCCTTTCAAACAAATGGAAGAGTTCAGGTTGGCCTTGGTTGAGTGTGGTCTGATGGACATGGGTTATATAGGCTCAATCTTTACTTGGTGCAATAGAAGGGAAGGGTCAGAACTTACAAAATCCAGATTAGATAGGGCCCTAATAAATGAGGATTGGGCAAATCTATTTGATGTTAATCAAACCCATGTTCTACCTGGCCAGTGCTCAGACCATAACCCAATCTTAATCCAATGTGTTAATTCTGATCAAGAAGTATTTCCAAAGAGAAAGATGTTCAGATATGAAGTGGCTTGGGGCAATAGAGAAGGTTGTAAGGATCTTATTAAAGAAGTGTGGAGCCAGAGATATTTTAAGGGGACTAAACTTAAAGACACTCAAGCAGGGTTGGAGGGTTGTAGAAAAAAACTTCAGTCATGGAGTAAGGAGGCATTCAGAACTCATAAGCGATTGCTTGACCAGAAGGGAGAAAGACTCAGAAGACTTCAAGACTCTAACACAGGCCAGTTTAGTTGCCTGATTAAAACAATACAAAAGGAAATAGATGAGCTTCTTGAAGAGGAAGAACTCAAGTGGAGGCAAAGAGCAAAACAAAGGTGGCTTAGGGATGGGGACAGGAATACCAAGTACTTCCATAGGTGTGCTACTCATAGGAAGCAGATGAATTCAATCAAAGTGGTTACCAGTGAGGAAGGTGTTAGAGAGCATAGCCAAGAAGGTATAGCCAGGGTCTTTCAAGCTTTCTACCAAGTACTCTTTTCTACATCCCATCCAGAGAATATTGATGAAGCCTTGCAGTCTATTCAACCGTGTGTAAGTGAAGATATGAACTTCTGGCTTACTAAGGCCTTCACTGAAGAAGAAGtgacaacatcaattaaaggcATGAACCCCCTTGGCTCTCCTGGCCCGGATGGTTTCCCAACTGTTTTTTATCAACAACACTGGTGCACAGTTGGGAAGAGAGTTACAGAAGCAGTCCTTGAAGCACTGAATAGCAGGCAAGGCCTCAGTGACCTAAACCAAACTTTCATCTCTCTAATACCAAAGAAGAAGCTCCCCCAATCTGTTGTTAATTTCAGGCCCATCAGCTTGTGTAATGTCCTCTATAAAGTTGTCTCCAAAGTAATAGTAAATAGGCTCAAAACCATCCTACCAAACCTGATATCATCatctcaaagtgcttttgtcccAGGGAG AAACACTAGGAGAGAGGTTCAGCAGTCTATCCTTCAGCAAGCAGGGCTCAGAGCTCATAGTCCTTTTGATAAGTATTTGGGACTCCCTTCTTATATTGGGAAGCAAAGAACCAAAGCATTCAGTTCAGTTGTGGATAGGATCAAGTCTAAAATGGCTAGTTGGAAGACTAAAGTGCTTTCCCAAGGTGGAAAGGAAATACTGCTGAAATCTGTATTGCAATCAATCCCCACATATAGCATGGGAATTTTTAAACTCCCTAAGTCAATTGTTAAGAATCTCAACAAGTTATTACAGTCCTTTTGGTGGGCTCAAATAGATAGCAAGTCAAAAGTTCACTGGTTGAGTTGGCAGACAATGGGAAAACCCAAGGATCGGGGGGGCTTGGGGTTTAGAGACTTTGAGCTTTTCAATCTAGCACTGCTggctaaacaagggtggagaatcATTCAAAATCCTACCTCCCTTGCAGCTCAGGTACTGAAGGCCAAGTATTTTTCAGGCTCTAGTTTTCTCTCAGCAAAAGGAAAAGCAAGCGACTCCTTTGTGTGGAGAAGTTTCCTCTCTGCAAGGCATGTACTTATGGAGGGAATGCTGTGGAGTGTTGGTGATGGAACCCAGATAAAAATTTGGAAAGATAAGTGGCTTCCAAGTCCTTCTACCTTTAAAGTGCAATCACCTGTAAGAATTCTGAATGCAGAGGCAACAGTAGCAGAACTCATAAATCCAGACACTAGGCAGTGGAACTTAAATCTCATCCATGCCATTTTCTCAGAACCTGAGGCCAAGGTAATCAGCAAAATGACTATTAGCCAGTGTGGTAGTCAGGATGTGCAGACGTGGAGGTGTTCAGAAAATGGAAAATTCACTGTTAGAAGTGCATACCATCTATAA
- the LOC122291034 gene encoding uncharacterized protein LOC122291034, with protein MEEGRKGQCSSLNQVSKTWRKMWSLQAPHATKSFLWRATKESLPTCLNLYNRKIVDSPLYPICSSAPESITHAIWSCSAAQDVWSMSSRRIQKQNVQSGPFLEVLKPMLENLSSHELTEVAVIARALWNRRNLWLFEQLFHSPFQVISRTEWTAPPPGFYKANWDAAVDKENSKIGVGVVVRDSSGMVIASVCSSIFLNPDHLLGEAVAALKASTLCFDIGLNQVMLEGDSSAVVQAVQRRDECWSPTGLVVRDIKLVFVNSSLVYSLYF; from the exons ATGGAGGAAGGTAGGAAGGGGCAGTGCTCAAGTTTGAATCAAGTGTCGAAGACCTGGAGGAAAATGTGGAGCTTGCAAGCACCTCATGCCACGAAGTCCTTTCTGTGGAGAGCAACTAAGGAGTCCCTTCCCACATGTTTGAACTTGTATAACAGAAAGATAGTTGATTCTCCCCTCTATCCAATCTGCTCCAGTGCTCCTGAGTCAATTACTCATGCCATTTGGTCATGCTCAGCTGCACAAGATGTTTGGTCTATGAGTTCTAGAAGAATACAGAAACAAAATGTTCAAAGTGGCCCCTTTTTAGAGGTTCTGAAACCTATGTTAGAGAATCTCTCCTCCCATGAGCTAACAGAAGTGGCAGTTATAGCAAGAGCTCTATGGAACAGGAGGAATCTATGGCTATTTGAGCAATTATTTCACTCACCCTTCCAG GTGATAAGCAGGACTGAGTGGACTGCCCCTCCGCCAGGTTTCTACAAGGCTAATTGGGATGCAGCAGTGGATAAAGAGAACTCCAAGATTGGTGTGGGAGTGGTTGTAAGAGATTCGAGTGGTATGGTCATAGCTTCAGTGTGTTCATCCATCTTCTTAAATCCAGATCATTTGCTAGGGGAAGCAGTAGCAGCTCTTAAAGCATCTACACTTTGCTTTGATATAGGATTGAATCAGGTCATGTTAGAAGGAGATTCATCAGCAGTGGTTCAAGCTGTCCAACGCAGAGATGAGTGCTGGAGCCCCACGGGTCTGGTGGTTAGAGATATTAAGCTTGTTTTTGTGAATTCGTCCTTGGTCTATTCATTATATTTCTAG
- the LOC122291036 gene encoding uncharacterized protein LOC122291036, which yields MDAKLKGAPSFIWRSLWSSLGILKEGLVWRVGNGSGIKIWKDKWLPRPVTYQIQTPINMLDSETRVEPLIDKDCRSWTVDLVQSVFREEEAKLICSIPISRRGASDRRIWVGSDRGTYTIKSAYFIETKLSNRSFGEPSTTGSKNSEWRDLWRLEVPGKVKILIWKCLNNILPTKDRLYKKNIVDNYLCPVCEREKETIMHALWVCPAAADIWGGETSTFRKWRRDYPDFQQLWGEMIKKLSQENIELAAACSTTYHIWTRRNAYTFQNQPKNPASIVSLAQTDLASLKEIKQSNNTNAVRSQERGPSQLWKPPEWPFFKVNFDVAFDKDKESMGMGIILRDSEGGLQATFTAPKTHILLAFQAKVSALHRAMELCSELGLNQVIIEGDAKVVIDSVNSKNEDNSWLGQEIDDL from the coding sequence ATGGATGCAAAGTTGAAAGGAGCTCCTTCTTTCATTTGGAGGAGTCTCTGGTCAAGCTTGGGGATACTAAAGGAGGGGTTGGTCTGGAGGGTGGGCAATGGAAGTGGCATTAAAATTTGGAAGGATAAGTGGCTGCCAAGGCCAGTGACCTACCAGATTCAGACTCCAATCAATATGCTGGACTCAGAGACCAGGGTGGAGCCCTTGATAGATAAAGACTGTAGATCTTGGACGGTAGATCTGGTGCAATCAGTCTTTAGGGAAGAGGAAGCCAAGCTTATTTGTTCCATACCAATCAGTAGGAGAGGAGCAAGTGATAGAAGAATATGGGTTGGGTCAGACAGAGGTACCTACACAATCAAGAGTGCTTATTTCATAGAAACCAAACTGTCAAATAGGAGCTTTGGGGAGCCCTCAACAACTGGGAGTAAAAACTCAGAGTGGAGAGATCTATGGCGATTAGAAGTCCCAGGCAAGGTAAAAATTCTCATATGGAAGTGTTTAAACAACATCCTTCCTACAAAAGATAGGTTATACAAAAAGAATATTGTTGATAACTATCTCTGCCCAGTCtgtgaaagagaaaaagaaacaattatGCATGCCTTATGGGTTTGTCCTGCGGCAGCAGACATTTGGGGTGGCGAGACAAGCACTTTTAGGAAATGGAGAAGAGACTACCCTGATTTCCAACAGCTATGGGGAGAGATGATTAAGAAACTATCCCAGGAAAACATTGAATTGGCTGCTGCTTGTTCTACCACATACCACATTTGGACCAGAAGGAATGCTTATACCTTTCAAAATCAACCCAAGAATCCAGCCTCAATTGTTTCATTAGCGCAGACAGATTTAGCTTCACTCAAGGAGATTAAACAAAGCAACAACACCAATGCAGTAAGAAGCCAAGAAAGAGGTCCTAGCCAGTTGTGGAAACCACCTGAGTGGCCTTTCTTCAAAGTAAACTTCGATGTAGCCTTTGACAAAGACAAAGAAAGTATGGGGATGGGGATCATACTGAGGGACTCTGAAGGGGGCTTACAAGCAACCTTTACTGCTCCTAAAACCCATATTCTTTTGGCTTTTCAAGCTAAAGTGTCTGCCCTACACAGAGCTATGGAACTTTGTAGTGAGTTAGGACTAAATCAAGTTATAATTGAAGGGGATGCCAAAGTAGTAATAGACTCAGTCAACTCCAAGAATGAAGACAACTCGTGGCTTGGTCAGGAGATAGATGACTTATAG